GCGACATGATGCGCTCCCTCTCGAATTCCAGCATCTGAATGCGGTGCGATAGGCCGACCGTCTGCGCCAGGGTGATAGCAGACGCCAGTTCCCAGAGGGCGGATTCGTTTTCGCCCGTCTGGGCAAGGGACACCGCCCGTGCAGCATGTGCATGGCATCCTGCTTCAAGTACCAGCAGATCACTGTTCAGGGTGAATGTGTCTGCTGCAAGCACGGCCTCATGTTCACCCAACATGGCCTTGATCGAAAGGCTGACTGCCTGAGCCAGCGGGAGACGATCCGCGTGCAGTGCCGTAAGCATCTCAATCATCAGTGCGGAGTCGCCTGTCGCCAACGCACATTGGCCACGGCGTGCACGCCCTTCGGGTGTCGCGTTGGACAGTTGATCCAGTAATTCCCTGAACTGGTTTGAACTGTTCAGCAGGCGATCAAAGAGCGCGGGTTGGAGCAGGTCGTGTTCCGAAATCATGATCAAGGTCCTCTCAGTGTACGGAGGCGCAGTCGCCTTTGATGGTCAACTGTCGTCTGTACAAAGGATAGACACATCTTGCCTGTTTTGTCTAACGGTTGTACAATTGGAGGTAGATGGAACCCAAAACGGGTGCGCCCGCCACTCAAGCTTGGAAGGCAAGTGGTCGGGCGCAAGGGGTACTGATATGACGTTACAGGCCAACAACGATTTCTTCAAGCCCCGCTCGCCGCTGCAGGCGGCTGAAGCCAGCATCACCACGGCGCAGGACACCTACTTCGTGTCTGCGATCTGCCTGAGCACATCACCCACCAGCCGCACGACGCAGCACAGCGTCACCGTCACGCGCCTGAGCGACGGCAAGGTAGCGCCGAGCCACGAGTACCTGCTCGCCACCAGCCGCGTCCGCAAGAACGAGAACGGTGACAAGGTCGCGACCCCCTATTACAGCGCGAGCGGTGTCGGCAGCTGGGGCACCTGGCAGGCGGCGATGGACGCGTTCCTCTCACAGGGTGTGGCGTTCTTCGAGGGGATGCGGCGTGAGTGCCCTCACCCTCCATCTGACCGGCGTCCTGGGCACCAGCATCACGGTGAACCTGACGGACGAGCGCGACGTGCTGCCGACCCTCCGCAAATACGGTCATCAGGGCTGGACCAGCGGGAACATCCCCGCAGGCGGGCTGGTGCTGCCGCTGGCAATGGCCGACGACTTCGACTGGGCCCTGATCGGAGCGCGGCCCTACACCAACGCCGACGGCGAGGCCTGCGTGCTGTACCGGGGCCACAGCTACAAGCGCCGCGAAATGGACGAGGTGGACACCAAGAAGCTCAAGCTGCCGAAGATCGTCAAGTACAGCCGGGGCGCGAAACCCACCGACCCCGCGCACCTGAAGGAAGGCGAAGACGGCGGCGTGCAGTACGTCACGCTCATCAGCTTCAAGGGCGCTGGGCGCGTGATCGAGGCGTATCTCAATCCGGACAACCGGACCAGTCAGCCTGAGCAACAGGCCAGCCAGGAAGTGCCGGACGTGCTGCGGAAAGACCTCGTGCACCGCCTGAACGCCGTTCTGAAGATCAAGCGGCTGAGCATGGCCGACGTGCTCCGCGAGCAGGGCGTGCAGCAGCTGGTTCAGGTGGATGACCTGGCGCTGGCGCAGATCGTGGCCCGACTGGAGCAGGCATGAACGACGCCCTATACCACGCGTACCGCCAGGCGCAGGACCGCTACCTGAAGGCGCTGATCGACGGCGCTGCCAACCTGTCGGTGCTGCGGGCCGAGGCGGCGGAAGCGGCCCTGAAGTACCGCCACGCCTTCCAGACCTCGCTGGCCGGAGCATCCGCGTGACTGCTCCAGCCCCCACGCTGCTCTACCGCAAGTACAGCGTCAGCGTGTCGCAGGACGGCATCAGCCGCAGCACCATCCTCCACACCCAGGCGGACATGCTCGGCGCGTTGCTGACCTACACCGCCGAGGGCGCGACCGTCACCGTCCAGGAACGCTGGCTCGAAGACCAGGGCGCAGGCCCGACCGAAGGCGAACCCAGGACCCAGCCATGACCGGCTGCACGCCGTTGCTCCTGATGGTCAGCGCGACCGGCTGCGTCGGCCTGTTCGGAATCGTCTATTTGCTGGACACCCTCTCCACCCCGCTCGGAGGCACGTTATGAAGAAGTTTTCCTACCCATTTGGCAGCGTGCGTCTTGGAGTTGGCATTTTTCTGTTCTTCGGGACGCTCGGACGGGCTGACCAGACGCCGCTCACCCTCAACATGCTGCCGATGACGCTGCTGGGCGTCCTGCTCGCTGTCTGGGGCATGTCCCGGAAAGAGAACCACGTCGGGCTGAAGCGCGTGCTGCGCCGTCTTGCTGCCCGCGTGCCCCGCACCCGCCAGCAGCGCCGCCAGCACATCTACCTCCGGGCGGCTCGGTGATGAGCCGCACGCAACTCACCACCGAAGCGGCTGAAGCCCGCGTCATCGAACACGCCCGCGAGCAGCACGCACATTACCGCCACGTGCTACAGGAAGCGGCCCTGTCGGGCATTGACCTGCCGGACGGACGCCTGATGATGATCGGCGGACGCTGGTTCTTGGTCGCCCACGCCACGGCTGTGCGGCGCTTCTCGGTGCTGCCACCGAAGAAAGGGAGCCGCAGCCGGACGGTCACGGTGCCCACGCGGGCACGACTGGCCGTGTACCTGTGCGAGCTGGGCTACCCCGAAACACAGGCCGGACGCCACGCGCACCACGCCTGGAAGACCGGACAGGCCAAAGCGGGCACCGTCGTCATCATGGGGGAACTGAAGTGAAGGTGCAGGCAAAGCCCAGTAAGCCCCTGCCGCTGTTCAGCTACCTGTTCGGTGACGCGGATCTGGCAGGTAAAAAAATTGTGGATCTCTTCGCGGGCGGCGGTGGTGTGTCCCTCGGCATCGAGCAGGCGCTGGGCCGCAGTCCCGACGTGGCGATCAACCATGACGAAGAGGCCATCGCCATGCACCAGGCGAACCACCCGTACACCACGCACTTCAGAAGCGACATCTTCGAGGTCGATCCGGTGGAAGCCACAGGCGGCTGCCCGGTGGCGTTGCTGTGGCTGTCGCCCGATTGTAAGCATCACTCACGGGCGAAGGGTGGACGCCCGCTCGATCAGAACATCCGGTCGCTCGCCTGGGTGGGTATGAAGTGGGCGGGCAAGGTCAAGCCGGACGTCATCATTCTGGAGAACGTCCCGGATTTTGTGCATTGGGGCCGACTGGTGGCCGACCGGGGCGTGATGGAACTCCAGCCGGACACCGTGCAGAACGGCAAGGTCGAGAAGGGCAAATGGAAGAAGGTCAAGCTGCCCTGGCCGAACAAGCCCAAGCGCAACAGTAAGGCGACGTACCGGCGCTGGAAGAAGGGCATGCCCGCTCAGAAGCCCCCACGTGGCCCGGTGCTGCGTGATCAGGACGGCGCGACCCTGCTGGTGGCCGACAAGTCGCCACGCTACCGGGGCCGGATCTTCCGCCAGTACGTCAAGCAGCTCAAAGCGCTGGGCTACACCGTCGAGTACGGCACCCTGCGGGCCGATCAGTTCGGCGTCCCGACCATCCGCGAGCGCTTTTTCCTGATCGCTCGCCGCGACGGGAAAGCGATCCACTGGCCGCAGCCCACCCACGGCGAAGGCCTGCTGCCCGTGCGGACCGCTGCAGAGTGCATCGACTGGAGCATTCCCACCCGCACGATTTTCGAGCAGCACGCTCGCCGCCGGGCAGATCTGAAACCGAACACCCTGCGCCGCATCGCCAAAGGCATGGACAAGTTCGTGCTGGGCGAGCGCCGCCCCTTCCTGGTGACCTGCAACCACGCGGGCGAGCAGTTCCGGGGCCAAGGCCTCGACGAGCCCATGCGGACGATCACGAGTGCGAGCGACGCGCACGGCGTGGTGAATCCCTACATGGTGCAGACGGCCCACGGCGGGCATAACATCCGCCAGCGCGACGCGCAGCAGCCGCTCGGCACCGTGACCGCCAACGACAAACCCTCGGTGGTGACGCCCTTCTTCGCGCCGATGAGCTTCGACAACCATGCCGCGCCTGTCACCGATCCGCTGCAGGTGATCACCACACAGGGCAACAAAAATACGCTAATCACGCCGTATCTGGCTCCCCGGTATGGCGAAGCCGAAGGGCAGGCTCCGCGCTGCGGCACCGTCGAGGCTCCCCTGCCCACCATCACGACGGGCGCGAATGGGGCGCGGCTGGTGGCAGCGCACGTGACGAAGTACCGGCAGCACAGTGTTGGCTCCAGCGTGGACGCGCCGCTGGACACCATCTGTGCAGGCGGGAATACCGACCATCCGGGCGGCAGCAGCATCTACGGCGTGGTGGCCGCGCACCTCACCAAGCATTACGGCGGCGGCAACAAGGACGAGCATGCCAGCATCGGTCTGAACGGCCCGGCAGGCACGATTACCACCGCTGATCACCACGCGCTGGTCGCTGCATCGTTGGTGCAGTACAACGGCACTGCCGACGCCCAGGCGCTCGACAAGCCGAGCCAGACCATGAGCACGGTCGAGCGCTTCGGCCTCGCGACTGCCTACCTCACCACCTATTACGGCGACAAGAAGGTGACCGGCGACGTGCGCGGCGCAGATCTGCGCTTCCCCATCCGCACCATCCCCACCGGCAACCGCCACGGCATGGTCACGGCCTTCATCGCCCAGCACCAGGGGCAGAGCGACGCCCGGCCCGCCAGCGAGCCACTGAGCGGCCTGACCTCAGGTGCGGTGCATCACGCGGTGGTGGCCGCGCACGTCCTGCGCCAGTTCGGCAGCAACGACGGGCGCAGTCTGGTCGAGCCACTGGGCAGCCAGACCGCTGTGCTGAAAGACGGACTGGTCACCACCCACCTGCTGCCAGTCCTGACGCCCGAGCTGCTGAGCGGAGCACACCGGGTCTACCGCTGTATGGCCGAGTTCTGCCCGGAAGCACTCGCCAAAGTCCCGGCG
This sequence is a window from Deinococcus sp. KNUC1210. Protein-coding genes within it:
- a CDS encoding single-stranded DNA-binding protein, whose amino-acid sequence is MSALTLHLTGVLGTSITVNLTDERDVLPTLRKYGHQGWTSGNIPAGGLVLPLAMADDFDWALIGARPYTNADGEACVLYRGHSYKRREMDEVDTKKLKLPKIVKYSRGAKPTDPAHLKEGEDGGVQYVTLISFKGAGRVIEAYLNPDNRTSQPEQQASQEVPDVLRKDLVHRLNAVLKIKRLSMADVLREQGVQQLVQVDDLALAQIVARLEQA
- a CDS encoding DNA cytosine methyltransferase, with the protein product MKVQAKPSKPLPLFSYLFGDADLAGKKIVDLFAGGGGVSLGIEQALGRSPDVAINHDEEAIAMHQANHPYTTHFRSDIFEVDPVEATGGCPVALLWLSPDCKHHSRAKGGRPLDQNIRSLAWVGMKWAGKVKPDVIILENVPDFVHWGRLVADRGVMELQPDTVQNGKVEKGKWKKVKLPWPNKPKRNSKATYRRWKKGMPAQKPPRGPVLRDQDGATLLVADKSPRYRGRIFRQYVKQLKALGYTVEYGTLRADQFGVPTIRERFFLIARRDGKAIHWPQPTHGEGLLPVRTAAECIDWSIPTRTIFEQHARRRADLKPNTLRRIAKGMDKFVLGERRPFLVTCNHAGEQFRGQGLDEPMRTITSASDAHGVVNPYMVQTAHGGHNIRQRDAQQPLGTVTANDKPSVVTPFFAPMSFDNHAAPVTDPLQVITTQGNKNTLITPYLAPRYGEAEGQAPRCGTVEAPLPTITTGANGARLVAAHVTKYRQHSVGSSVDAPLDTICAGGNTDHPGGSSIYGVVAAHLTKHYGGGNKDEHASIGLNGPAGTITTADHHALVAASLVQYNGTADAQALDKPSQTMSTVERFGLATAYLTTYYGDKKVTGDVRGADLRFPIRTIPTGNRHGMVTAFIAQHQGQSDARPASEPLSGLTSGAVHHAVVAAHVLRQFGSNDGRSLVEPLGSQTAVLKDGLVTTHLLPVLTPELLSGAHRVYRCMAEFCPEALAKVPAEDLAQELITLVIDGEKFVIYDIGMRMLEPRELYRCQGFPDSYLIDFSVKGKPLPKNAQVRMCGNSVPPGLVSAIVGAQFAQPMREAAD